In a single window of the Niabella ginsenosidivorans genome:
- a CDS encoding ribulokinase, with protein sequence MKKAYVIGVDYGTDSVRSVIVNALNGQEIAASVFYYPRWKKGLYCDPAKKQFRQHPLDYIEGLEATIKDCIQKAGPEVAAQIRSISVDTTGSSPVAVDKTGTPLALNDAFKDNPNALFILWKDHTSTKEAMAINEHAKKFDINYLQYVGGIYSSEWYWAKLLHIFKTDAAVRAAAASWVEHADWIPFLLTGGSDVSRLKRGVCTAGHKALWSEAFGGFPPNAFFATLDPVLDGFVDHLPKETFAADVPAGTISEAWAGRLGLPSDVLVGIGAMDAHMGAVGGQIEPYYLSKVMGTSTCDMLVVPKEDLTEGKTVKGICGQVTGSVIPAMIGLEAGQSAFGDVYAWFKNLLSWPLQLIKGSEKIDAAAADAMIEEISAKIIPALAAEAAKLPLQEQDLYAIDWLNGRRTPDANQLLHGALTGLGLGSDAPQIFKALVEATCFGAKAIVDRFEEEGIRLKGLIGVGGVAKKSPYIMQVMADVMGMPIRIHRSEQTCAIGAAMFAATVAGIYPRVEEAMLAMGQGFDREYLPDAARHELYRKRMKQYKKIGAFLESNNL encoded by the coding sequence ATGAAGAAAGCGTATGTAATCGGGGTGGATTATGGAACAGATTCAGTTCGCTCCGTTATCGTAAATGCTTTAAACGGGCAGGAAATTGCCGCCTCCGTTTTTTATTACCCGAGATGGAAAAAGGGGCTGTACTGCGACCCTGCAAAAAAGCAGTTCCGCCAGCACCCGCTGGATTATATTGAAGGCCTGGAAGCTACAATAAAAGATTGTATTCAAAAAGCGGGCCCTGAAGTTGCCGCGCAGATCAGGAGCATTTCTGTGGATACCACCGGTTCTTCCCCCGTGGCAGTAGACAAAACCGGAACACCCCTGGCGTTGAACGATGCATTTAAGGACAACCCCAATGCCCTATTCATTTTATGGAAAGATCATACTTCCACAAAGGAGGCCATGGCCATCAACGAGCATGCAAAGAAATTTGATATCAACTACCTGCAATATGTGGGAGGGATTTATTCCAGCGAATGGTACTGGGCAAAATTGCTGCATATTTTTAAGACGGATGCTGCTGTAAGAGCGGCAGCAGCCAGCTGGGTGGAGCATGCAGACTGGATCCCGTTTTTGCTTACAGGCGGCAGTGATGTAAGCCGGCTGAAACGGGGCGTATGTACCGCAGGTCATAAGGCTTTATGGTCAGAAGCCTTTGGCGGGTTTCCTCCCAATGCGTTTTTTGCCACGCTTGATCCTGTTCTGGACGGCTTTGTTGATCACCTTCCGAAAGAAACCTTTGCAGCAGACGTACCGGCCGGAACGATCAGCGAGGCCTGGGCCGGGCGCCTGGGCCTGCCTTCAGATGTTCTGGTAGGCATTGGCGCTATGGATGCGCATATGGGGGCAGTGGGCGGACAAATTGAGCCCTACTATTTAAGTAAAGTAATGGGCACATCCACCTGCGATATGCTTGTGGTTCCAAAAGAAGATCTTACGGAAGGTAAAACCGTAAAAGGGATCTGCGGACAGGTGACGGGTTCTGTTATTCCCGCAATGATTGGCCTGGAAGCGGGGCAGAGCGCTTTTGGAGATGTATACGCATGGTTTAAGAACCTGTTGTCCTGGCCGCTGCAACTCATTAAAGGATCAGAAAAGATAGATGCCGCAGCTGCAGATGCTATGATTGAAGAGATAAGCGCTAAAATCATTCCTGCGCTGGCTGCTGAAGCAGCAAAATTGCCATTGCAGGAGCAGGATCTGTATGCCATCGATTGGCTAAACGGAAGACGAACACCGGATGCCAACCAGTTGCTGCATGGAGCCTTAACAGGCCTGGGGCTGGGAAGCGATGCGCCACAGATCTTTAAAGCCCTGGTGGAAGCAACCTGTTTTGGTGCTAAGGCGATCGTGGATCGTTTTGAGGAGGAAGGCATCCGTCTGAAAGGGCTGATCGGTGTGGGTGGTGTGGCAAAAAAATCACCCTATATTATGCAGGTAATGGCAGATGTAATGGGCATGCCGATCCGCATTCACAGATCGGAGCAGACCTGTGCCATCGGTGCTGCAATGTTTGCGGCAACGGTGGCCGGCATCTATCCCAGGGTGGAAGAGGCCATGCTGGCTATGGGCCAGGGCTTTGACCGGGAATATCTGCCGGATGCAGCGCGGCATGAACTATACAGGAAACGGATGAAGCAGTATAAAAAGATCGGGGCATTTTTAGAAAGTAATAATCTTTAG
- a CDS encoding acyl-CoA thioesterase, translated as MEDLTDTTNEMRFHTRKWVKPEDLNPNHSLFGGRLLQWIDEEAALYAIIQLENTHVVTKFISEINFIASPKQGDIIEIGIVATKFGTTSLTLRCEVRNKMTHQQILTIDRLVFVNLDKDGNPRPHGKTAITFVADRLLK; from the coding sequence ATGGAAGATCTTACAGACACAACAAATGAAATGCGGTTTCATACGCGGAAATGGGTAAAGCCGGAAGACCTGAACCCCAATCATTCCTTATTTGGCGGGCGCCTGTTGCAATGGATCGATGAAGAGGCGGCGTTATATGCCATCATACAGTTGGAGAATACACATGTGGTTACCAAATTCATTTCGGAGATCAACTTTATTGCATCTCCCAAACAGGGCGACATTATAGAGATCGGCATTGTGGCAACAAAATTCGGTACTACTTCCTTAACGCTCCGCTGTGAAGTGCGGAATAAGATGACGCATCAGCAGATCCTGACCATTGACCGGCTGGTATTCGTCAATTTAGATAAGGACGGCAATCCCAGGCCACATGGCAAAACTGCTATTACATTTGTGGCCGACCGTCTTTTGAAATAA
- the araA gene encoding L-arabinose isomerase, which produces MSNQAQSELWFVTGSQHLYGAATLEEVAAHSQEMVNYMNASSKIPVKIIWKETVKTPEEIYATLAEANYNKRCVGIIAWMHTFSPAKMWINGLKILYKPLLQFHTQFNRDIPWSSIDMDFMNTNQSAHGDREFGFMLTRMQKQRKVIVGHWKEGTVLERIAAWSRAAIGWNDWQGAKFVRFGDNMRYVAVTDGDKVEAELKLGYSVNTHGIGDLVAVINQVSDAEVDRLIQEYLDAYAVAAELKLGGEKHQSLRDAARIELGMTRFLEQGGFKGFSDTFEDLHGMKQLPGIATQRLMQKGYGFAGEGDWKTAALVRAMKSMAEGLEGGNSFMEDYTYHFDPQDAMVLGSHMLEICPSIAMKKPACEIHPLGIGGKEDPVRLVFNVASGNALNASLMDMGNRFRLLVNEVEAVAPMHELPRLPVARVLWKPYPDMNTGCAAWILAGGAHHTCYSQNLTAEHLEDFAGMAGIEFTLINKNTNLYQFKNELRWSDVYYQLNRS; this is translated from the coding sequence ATGAGCAATCAGGCGCAATCGGAATTGTGGTTTGTTACAGGCAGCCAGCATCTTTACGGAGCTGCTACTTTAGAAGAGGTAGCCGCACATTCGCAGGAAATGGTCAATTACATGAATGCTTCATCAAAGATACCTGTAAAGATCATCTGGAAAGAAACGGTAAAGACCCCGGAAGAGATTTACGCAACCTTAGCAGAAGCCAATTACAATAAGCGCTGTGTTGGCATTATAGCGTGGATGCATACTTTTTCGCCGGCCAAAATGTGGATCAATGGTCTGAAGATCCTGTATAAGCCACTGCTGCAGTTTCACACACAGTTTAACAGGGACATTCCCTGGAGCAGCATTGATATGGATTTTATGAATACCAATCAATCGGCCCATGGTGACAGGGAGTTTGGCTTTATGCTGACCAGGATGCAGAAACAGCGTAAGGTGATTGTGGGACATTGGAAAGAAGGAACTGTTTTAGAGCGTATTGCTGCCTGGAGCCGTGCTGCCATTGGATGGAACGACTGGCAGGGAGCAAAGTTTGTGCGTTTTGGTGATAATATGCGTTATGTGGCCGTTACTGATGGCGATAAAGTAGAAGCGGAATTAAAACTGGGCTATAGTGTAAATACACATGGTATCGGGGATCTCGTAGCCGTGATTAACCAGGTATCCGATGCAGAAGTAGACCGGTTAATACAGGAATATCTTGATGCCTATGCCGTAGCCGCGGAATTAAAACTGGGCGGGGAAAAACATCAGTCGCTGAGAGATGCGGCGCGTATTGAATTAGGCATGACCAGGTTCCTGGAACAGGGAGGCTTTAAAGGTTTCTCAGATACTTTTGAGGACCTGCATGGTATGAAGCAATTACCGGGCATTGCCACACAGCGGCTGATGCAAAAGGGGTATGGCTTTGCCGGGGAGGGCGACTGGAAAACGGCGGCATTGGTGAGGGCCATGAAATCAATGGCTGAAGGATTAGAGGGAGGCAACTCATTTATGGAAGACTATACCTATCATTTTGATCCGCAGGATGCAATGGTATTAGGCTCTCATATGCTGGAGATCTGTCCGAGCATTGCAATGAAAAAGCCCGCATGCGAGATACATCCATTGGGCATCGGCGGTAAGGAAGACCCGGTACGACTGGTGTTCAACGTGGCTTCCGGTAATGCCTTAAATGCATCTCTTATGGACATGGGCAACCGGTTCCGGCTGCTGGTTAATGAAGTAGAAGCTGTTGCGCCTATGCATGAGCTGCCCAGGCTCCCTGTTGCAAGGGTACTGTGGAAGCCTTATCCTGATATGAATACCGGTTGTGCGGCATGGATACTGGCAGGAGGCGCGCATCATACCTGTTATTCCCAGAACCTTACGGCAGAGCACCTGGAAGACTTTGCTGGTATGGCGGGTATAGAGTTTACCCTGATCAATAAGAATACGAATCTGTATCAATTTAAAAATGAATTACGCTGGAGCGATGTTTATTACCAGCTGAACAGGAGCTGA
- a CDS encoding HAD family hydrolase: MRYKAFIFDLNGTIIDDMPFHTRAWHRILNEELGARLTAEEVSKEMYGKNEEVLDRIFGAGRFSDGEKKAISVRKEQQYQAAFLPHLQLINGLDPFLAKADERGIAMAIGTAAIPFNVDFVVDQLSVRKYFKAIITANDVTLSKPHPETFLKCAEALGIPPSECLVFEDVPKGAAAAQNAGMDTVIVTTGHQPAAFTHLNRILFYIRDFTDPVLNTLLD; this comes from the coding sequence ATGAGGTATAAAGCGTTTATTTTTGATTTGAATGGCACCATTATTGACGACATGCCTTTTCACACCAGGGCCTGGCACAGGATCCTGAATGAAGAACTGGGTGCCCGTTTAACGGCCGAAGAAGTATCCAAAGAAATGTATGGAAAAAATGAGGAAGTGCTGGATCGTATTTTTGGCGCAGGGCGGTTTTCTGATGGTGAAAAAAAAGCCATTTCTGTTCGTAAAGAGCAACAATACCAGGCAGCGTTCCTGCCACATCTTCAATTGATCAACGGGCTTGATCCTTTTCTTGCAAAAGCTGATGAACGGGGCATTGCAATGGCTATCGGTACAGCTGCCATTCCGTTTAATGTGGATTTTGTGGTCGATCAGCTGTCCGTAAGGAAATACTTTAAAGCGATCATTACCGCAAACGATGTTACGCTGAGCAAGCCGCACCCTGAAACCTTTTTGAAATGTGCTGAAGCATTAGGAATACCACCTTCGGAGTGCCTTGTTTTTGAAGATGTTCCCAAGGGAGCAGCGGCTGCGCAGAACGCGGGAATGGATACGGTGATCGTCACTACCGGGCACCAGCCGGCAGCATTTACGCATCTTAACCGCATCCTTTTCTATATCCGGGATTTTACAGACCCGGTGCTGAATACATTGCTTGATTAA
- a CDS encoding glycoside hydrolase family 43 protein gives MKKTIVLFTCLLFLGVSYGQKKFSGNPLFRGWYADPEATIFDKTYWIYPTFSAPYDQQVFMDAFSSADLTNWEKHPRVIDTSAVKWAKRALWAPAIIKKDSRYFLFFGANDIQNDNETGGIGVAVADQPQGPFKDYLGKPLVDKFHNGAQPIDQFVFHDKDGSYYLIYGGWRHCNIAKLNNDFTGFVPLEEGTTFKEITPEGYVEGPVMFIRNNRYYFMWSEGGWTGPDYCVAYAVADAPTGPFKRVGKILQQDPKIATGAGHHSVIKIPGKDEWYIVYHRRPLTEKDGNSRETCIERMYFDKDGAIKPVVLTNTGVPARVIP, from the coding sequence ATGAAAAAAACGATTGTACTATTCACCTGTTTACTATTCCTGGGCGTTTCATACGGACAAAAGAAATTTTCAGGCAACCCGTTGTTCAGGGGCTGGTATGCAGACCCTGAAGCAACCATCTTTGATAAGACCTATTGGATCTATCCCACTTTTTCGGCTCCTTACGATCAGCAGGTGTTTATGGATGCGTTTTCATCTGCCGATCTTACGAACTGGGAAAAGCATCCCCGGGTCATTGATACCTCCGCCGTAAAATGGGCAAAACGGGCGCTGTGGGCGCCGGCTATTATAAAGAAGGATAGCCGCTACTTTTTATTCTTTGGTGCCAATGATATCCAGAACGACAATGAAACCGGTGGAATAGGTGTGGCAGTAGCCGATCAGCCCCAGGGCCCCTTTAAGGATTACCTGGGAAAACCTCTGGTTGACAAATTTCATAACGGGGCGCAGCCCATTGATCAGTTTGTTTTTCATGATAAGGACGGGAGCTACTATTTAATATATGGCGGCTGGCGGCATTGTAACATTGCAAAGCTGAATAATGATTTTACGGGATTTGTTCCCCTTGAAGAGGGTACAACGTTTAAAGAGATCACGCCGGAAGGTTATGTGGAGGGCCCTGTAATGTTTATCCGGAACAACCGGTATTATTTCATGTGGTCGGAGGGTGGCTGGACCGGCCCTGATTACTGCGTGGCTTATGCGGTTGCAGATGCACCCACAGGCCCTTTTAAACGGGTAGGAAAGATCCTGCAGCAGGACCCCAAAATTGCAACAGGCGCGGGCCATCATTCGGTCATTAAAATTCCGGGGAAAGATGAATGGTATATTGTGTATCATCGCCGCCCGCTTACAGAAAAAGACGGTAACTCCCGCGAAACCTGTATAGAGCGTATGTATTTTGACAAGGATGGAGCCATCAAACCCGTTGTACTGACCAATACCGGTGTTCCGGCCAGGGTGATCCCATAA
- the rfbD gene encoding dTDP-4-dehydrorhamnose reductase, producing the protein MNRPVKIFVTGSSGQLGSELQTMAALYPDFLFEFTTQKEVSITDATAVNQLMNRLQPDYCINCAAYTAVDKAEEAGEALIAEKVNADAAGILARACRQHGTKLIHLSTDYVFDGTATSPYLPGAPTRPVSVYGKTKLKGEQLAASNTDAVIIRTAWVYSAFGKNFVKTMIRLMTEKSSINVVSDQYGSPTYANDLAKAILDVIASGNWVPGIYHYTNEGVISWYDFAVAIKELIRSSCTVNAIPTSAYPTPAKRPAYSVLDKTSFKDTFRIEIPYWESSLKKCIEILMNT; encoded by the coding sequence ATGAACAGGCCGGTAAAAATCTTCGTAACGGGTTCAAGTGGCCAGCTGGGTTCCGAGTTGCAGACCATGGCTGCTTTATATCCTGACTTCCTTTTTGAATTTACAACCCAGAAGGAGGTATCAATAACAGACGCAACTGCTGTGAACCAACTGATGAACCGGTTGCAGCCGGATTACTGCATTAACTGCGCGGCTTATACCGCAGTGGACAAAGCAGAAGAAGCCGGTGAGGCACTGATCGCGGAAAAAGTAAATGCGGATGCCGCTGGCATTTTAGCCAGGGCCTGCAGGCAGCACGGCACAAAGCTGATTCATCTATCAACAGACTATGTTTTTGACGGAACCGCCACCAGCCCATACCTGCCCGGTGCGCCTACCCGCCCGGTCAGTGTTTATGGTAAAACAAAATTAAAGGGAGAGCAGCTGGCCGCGTCAAATACCGATGCAGTGATCATCCGTACAGCATGGGTGTATTCTGCGTTTGGGAAGAATTTTGTAAAAACCATGATCCGGCTGATGACCGAAAAGTCATCCATAAATGTGGTCAGCGATCAGTATGGCTCGCCCACCTATGCAAACGACCTGGCAAAGGCGATCCTGGATGTGATCGCGTCCGGGAACTGGGTGCCCGGGATTTATCATTATACCAATGAAGGCGTCATCAGCTGGTATGATTTTGCCGTAGCCATTAAAGAGCTTATCCGGAGCAGTTGTACGGTAAATGCCATTCCAACATCCGCGTATCCAACCCCGGCAAAACGCCCTGCCTATTCTGTTCTGGATAAAACCTCCTTCAAAGACACCTTCCGGATAGAGATACCCTACTGGGAAAGTAGTTTAAAAAAATGTATTGAAATTCTAATGAATACATAA
- a CDS encoding protein-disulfide reductase DsbD family protein → MKRLVLFIIPLFFLFHCSTAQDTAAKVQFDYRQVKMGDETIQLVITAHVVQPGIELFSLETPQNKSVFSMIAFDSSGKKYLKDSLHEKGNIIHAYDSVLNAAVFFVKDSLQWIQAVKINKDDSAVIKGTVTYTFKSGAEFSSLEAPFKFYIKNTGTSPEGLSGTAGTKNKSLLLIFLSAFGGGLLALLTPCIYSMIPVTVSFFTKRSKTKEEGIKNAFQYSFSIVLIFTFIGFLITLIFGPAALNNLATNWIANIFFFLIFVIFGISFLGAFEISLPSSWSTKADSKAGTGSFWGIFFMALTLVIVSFSCTGPIIGPLLVVASKGSYYGPLVGMFGFSLALALPFALFAFFPSKLNVLGKAGGWLNAIKVTLGFLELALALKFLSNADLAKNWRILDREIFIVLWVVLFFLLGLYLLGKLRFRHDDELPKNDFGLPYLSVTRLFFAIASFSMVVYLVPGLWGAPLKGLSAFLPPMGTQDFNADDLPSGFDPGSLSKTSGKADGSAHYSAALPAPLKYADVMKKNEPDVVVNNGLVTYFDYKEALDVARKVKKPLMLDFTGINCVNCRKMEGQVWSDPEVMKLLKNEFVIVSLYVDVHTGVDIPQAEQYYSKDLGKQVEDLGDLSTDIQVSRFGSNTQPFYFFLDGNEQRLAPEGYPYDPSVSKFKAHLEKVIAEYKKRNS, encoded by the coding sequence ATGAAACGACTGGTTTTATTTATCATACCCCTCTTTTTTTTATTTCACTGTTCAACAGCCCAGGATACTGCTGCAAAGGTTCAATTTGATTACCGCCAGGTAAAGATGGGTGATGAAACCATTCAACTGGTCATAACAGCGCATGTGGTGCAACCGGGGATTGAGTTATTTAGCCTTGAAACGCCTCAGAACAAGAGCGTTTTTTCTATGATCGCCTTTGATTCATCCGGTAAAAAATACCTGAAAGACAGTCTGCATGAAAAGGGCAACATCATTCATGCCTATGATTCCGTTCTGAATGCCGCTGTTTTCTTTGTGAAAGATTCCCTTCAATGGATCCAGGCTGTAAAAATAAATAAGGACGATAGCGCGGTCATCAAAGGAACGGTCACTTATACTTTTAAATCGGGAGCGGAATTCTCTTCTCTGGAAGCCCCCTTTAAATTTTACATAAAAAATACCGGAACCAGTCCGGAGGGTTTGTCGGGCACGGCCGGAACAAAAAATAAATCGTTGCTGCTGATTTTTCTTTCAGCCTTTGGAGGCGGTTTACTGGCATTATTAACGCCCTGTATCTATTCAATGATACCTGTTACTGTTAGTTTCTTTACAAAAAGAAGCAAAACAAAAGAAGAGGGAATAAAAAATGCCTTTCAGTATTCATTCTCAATAGTGCTCATTTTTACATTTATCGGCTTCCTGATCACATTGATCTTTGGGCCGGCTGCATTAAATAACCTGGCAACGAACTGGATCGCGAATATCTTTTTCTTTTTAATCTTTGTAATCTTCGGTATTTCTTTTCTTGGTGCTTTTGAAATTTCTTTACCCAGTTCCTGGTCTACAAAAGCCGACAGTAAAGCCGGTACCGGCAGTTTCTGGGGCATTTTCTTTATGGCGCTCACGCTGGTTATCGTTTCTTTTTCCTGTACCGGGCCTATCATAGGACCTTTGCTGGTAGTGGCTTCCAAAGGAAGCTATTATGGCCCGTTAGTAGGGATGTTTGGTTTTTCGCTGGCATTGGCATTGCCGTTTGCATTATTCGCCTTCTTTCCCAGCAAGCTGAATGTATTGGGCAAGGCCGGCGGCTGGTTAAATGCCATTAAGGTTACACTGGGCTTTTTAGAGCTGGCATTAGCGCTGAAGTTTCTATCAAATGCTGATCTTGCCAAAAACTGGAGGATACTGGACCGGGAAATATTTATTGTGCTGTGGGTGGTGCTCTTCTTTTTGCTGGGGTTGTACCTGCTGGGTAAGCTCAGGTTCCGGCATGATGATGAGTTGCCCAAAAATGATTTTGGATTGCCCTATCTTTCTGTAACCCGTTTGTTCTTTGCCATAGCCTCGTTCAGCATGGTGGTTTACCTGGTGCCGGGGCTTTGGGGCGCACCGTTAAAAGGGCTGTCTGCGTTTCTGCCCCCAATGGGCACGCAGGACTTTAATGCGGATGACCTGCCATCGGGTTTTGACCCGGGATCTTTATCAAAAACATCCGGAAAGGCAGACGGCTCCGCCCATTACAGCGCCGCATTGCCGGCACCGTTGAAGTATGCGGATGTAATGAAAAAAAATGAGCCGGATGTAGTGGTAAATAATGGATTGGTTACCTATTTTGATTATAAAGAAGCCCTGGATGTAGCCCGGAAAGTTAAAAAGCCGCTAATGCTTGATTTTACGGGTATCAATTGTGTGAACTGTCGTAAAATGGAAGGACAGGTATGGAGCGACCCGGAAGTAATGAAATTACTGAAAAATGAATTTGTTATCGTTTCATTGTATGTGGATGTTCATACCGGAGTAGACATCCCGCAGGCAGAACAATACTATTCAAAAGACCTGGGAAAACAGGTAGAAGACCTGGGGGATCTGAGCACTGATATACAGGTATCCCGTTTTGGCTCCAACACCCAGCCTTTTTATTTTTTCCTGGATGGGAATGAACAGCGCCTGGCACCGGAAGGATATCCCTATGATCCTTCTGTAAGTAAGTTTAAAGCACACCTGGAGAAGGTGATCGCTGAATATAAAAAAAGAAACTCTTAA
- a CDS encoding sodium:solute symporter family transporter, translating to MKENLAWQDILVFFIYFVVVASYGYWVYSKKKKASVSASHDYFLAEGSLTWWAIGASLIASNISAEQFIGMSGEGFFVGVAVAAYEWIAAVALIIVAVWFIPVYLKNKIYTMPQFLNRRYNPTVSLIMAVFWLLLYIFVNLTSILYLGSVAIDALLGGGYLHIIMIVLLLMALVITLGGMKVIGFTDVIQVGVLILGGLATVYMALQIVDVRINGAASGNAITGFKTLMAQAPEHFKLMLSKPAVTTTTIDHPRNLDVQKYVVLPGIAMYFAGQWIVNLNYWGCNQYITQRALGADMQTARTGILFAGFLKLLMPIIVMLPGIAAYVLYKNNHLPGFSGVKDGAYSAILGFLPSGLKGLAIAALTAAIVASLAGKVNSIATIWTLDVHKKYLNKSLTEIQTVRIGRWAVILAMLIALLFTWTDVLGIGGEGGFTFIQKYTGFISPGVFAMFLLGMFWKRTTGTAALVGVILGFVLAIFFNNYAVDLFGKETWLYTAFTYQKMEGGVLHTITEIPFLINMGWSFFFTVLVMIAVSLAGPKENPNAFEIDRSMFRLQPQTIVLIVITLMILAALYVRFW from the coding sequence ATGAAAGAAAATCTGGCATGGCAGGACATTCTGGTGTTTTTTATCTATTTTGTTGTGGTAGCCTCCTATGGCTATTGGGTATACAGCAAAAAGAAAAAAGCATCTGTATCGGCCTCACATGATTATTTTCTTGCCGAGGGGTCCCTTACCTGGTGGGCCATAGGGGCTTCCCTCATCGCTTCCAATATTTCTGCCGAACAGTTCATCGGTATGAGCGGGGAAGGGTTCTTTGTAGGAGTGGCCGTAGCCGCTTATGAATGGATCGCCGCTGTAGCGCTGATCATCGTTGCCGTTTGGTTCATACCGGTATATCTTAAGAATAAGATCTATACCATGCCCCAGTTCTTAAACCGGCGCTATAACCCAACCGTTTCGCTGATCATGGCAGTGTTCTGGCTGCTGCTGTACATTTTTGTAAACCTTACCTCCATTCTGTACCTGGGCTCGGTAGCCATTGATGCGCTGCTTGGCGGTGGTTACCTGCATATTATCATGATCGTTCTGCTGCTAATGGCGCTGGTCATCACATTAGGCGGTATGAAGGTGATCGGCTTTACAGATGTAATACAGGTAGGCGTTTTAATATTGGGTGGCCTTGCCACCGTGTATATGGCCCTGCAGATCGTGGATGTCCGCATCAACGGGGCCGCAAGCGGCAATGCCATTACAGGCTTTAAAACGCTGATGGCGCAGGCGCCCGAACATTTTAAGCTGATGTTGAGCAAACCCGCTGTTACCACCACAACCATCGATCATCCCCGGAATCTGGATGTGCAGAAATATGTAGTGCTGCCCGGCATTGCTATGTATTTTGCAGGGCAATGGATCGTGAACCTGAATTATTGGGGATGTAACCAGTATATCACTCAGAGGGCGCTGGGCGCCGATATGCAGACCGCGCGCACAGGAATCTTATTTGCAGGGTTCCTGAAGTTGCTGATGCCGATCATCGTAATGCTTCCCGGTATTGCCGCTTATGTATTGTATAAGAACAATCATTTGCCGGGATTCAGCGGGGTAAAAGATGGTGCTTACTCTGCTATCCTTGGATTTTTACCTTCAGGATTAAAAGGGCTGGCAATTGCTGCATTAACAGCCGCTATAGTGGCGTCACTGGCTGGAAAGGTAAACAGCATTGCCACGATCTGGACACTGGATGTGCATAAAAAGTACCTCAATAAATCGTTAACGGAAATTCAAACGGTACGTATCGGCAGATGGGCGGTTATTCTTGCCATGCTGATCGCTTTGCTGTTTACCTGGACCGATGTGCTGGGCATTGGAGGCGAAGGAGGATTTACTTTTATTCAGAAATACACCGGCTTTATCAGCCCCGGGGTATTTGCCATGTTCCTGCTGGGAATGTTCTGGAAACGGACCACGGGAACGGCGGCTTTGGTAGGCGTGATCCTTGGTTTCGTGCTGGCCATCTTCTTTAATAATTATGCGGTAGATCTTTTTGGAAAAGAAACCTGGTTGTACACGGCATTCACTTATCAGAAAATGGAAGGAGGGGTGCTGCATACGATTACCGAGATCCCGTTCCTTATCAATATGGGATGGTCATTCTTTTTTACGGTACTGGTCATGATCGCTGTCAGCCTGGCTGGTCCAAAGGAAAATCCCAACGCATTTGAGATTGACCGGTCCATGTTCCGGTTACAGCCGCAGACAATCGTCCTTATTGTGATTACTTTAATGATACTGGCGGCATTGTACGTCCGCTTCTGGTAG
- a CDS encoding L-ribulose-5-phosphate 4-epimerase — protein sequence MQFEEIRQKAYAANMQLPQLGLVLFTFGNASEADREKGVFAIKPSGVAYEELTPEKMVVVDFDGNTVDGVLRPSSDTKTHAVLYKHWKAIGGIVHTHSTYATAWAQSQKEIPILGTTHADYNIVNVPCALPMDDEMIKGDYEAQTGFQIIHHFKQHGLDYNEVEMILVGNHAPFTWGKNASRAVHNSAVLEQVAKMAYITLQINPQAPQLKKALIEKHYQRKHGPNSYYGQ from the coding sequence ATGCAATTTGAAGAGATCCGGCAAAAGGCCTATGCGGCCAATATGCAGCTACCACAACTGGGGTTAGTGTTATTTACATTTGGTAACGCCAGCGAAGCAGACCGGGAAAAAGGCGTATTTGCCATTAAGCCAAGCGGCGTGGCTTATGAAGAACTGACCCCTGAAAAAATGGTAGTGGTCGATTTTGACGGCAATACGGTTGACGGTGTGCTGCGGCCGAGCTCAGATACAAAAACACATGCGGTATTATATAAGCACTGGAAGGCTATCGGGGGCATTGTGCACACGCATTCCACCTATGCAACGGCATGGGCACAGTCGCAAAAGGAAATCCCCATTTTGGGAACCACACATGCAGATTACAACATAGTGAATGTTCCCTGCGCTTTGCCGATGGATGATGAAATGATCAAAGGCGATTATGAAGCACAGACCGGTTTTCAGATCATTCATCATTTTAAACAACACGGATTGGATTATAACGAAGTTGAAATGATCCTTGTAGGCAATCATGCTCCGTTTACCTGGGGTAAAAATGCATCCCGTGCGGTGCACAACAGTGCTGTATTGGAGCAGGTGGCCAAAATGGCTTACATCACTTTACAGATCAATCCTCAGGCCCCTCAGTTAAAAAAAGCTTTAATAGAAAAACACTATCAGCGCAAGCATGGGCCCAACAGCTATTATGGGCAGTAA